A part of Chthoniobacterales bacterium genomic DNA contains:
- a CDS encoding ABC transporter permease — MSLKSGHYETHVYGADSALLKPWKLLGDMWRDAVGSRQLALILAVRDLRAQYRQSLLGLFWMIAPPIVVAVGLSVAQQNDLINFGESKIPTIAFTLIGMSIWQVFAAAVSGPLQVIGSYRSVVTKVVVPPEAIILSSLVKLGIMMVIQLLLITFAFLWFGLPFKATTLLGLPALVGVAMFGTAIGLFLTPVGLLYRDIALAIPIIEKGWLVVTPAVFAAKALPPGGFYALASRINPMTYLVTTTRQLVSGEHLTVLPQFFGSLGLALVLLFFGLILVRAAMPLVIERWSS, encoded by the coding sequence ATGAGTCTTAAGAGCGGACATTACGAAACCCACGTTTACGGCGCGGATAGCGCCTTGCTGAAACCGTGGAAACTGCTGGGCGACATGTGGCGGGATGCTGTCGGCAGCCGGCAGCTGGCCCTCATCCTCGCGGTGCGCGACTTGCGCGCCCAGTATCGGCAGTCGCTGCTCGGATTGTTCTGGATGATCGCTCCACCCATCGTGGTGGCCGTCGGTCTCTCCGTGGCGCAGCAGAACGACCTCATCAATTTCGGTGAATCGAAAATTCCCACGATCGCGTTCACCCTCATCGGCATGTCCATCTGGCAGGTCTTCGCTGCGGCGGTGAGCGGGCCGCTCCAGGTGATCGGAAGCTATCGCAGCGTCGTCACGAAGGTTGTCGTGCCGCCGGAGGCCATCATTCTCTCGAGCCTCGTGAAGCTGGGCATCATGATGGTCATCCAATTGCTGCTGATCACCTTCGCCTTCCTGTGGTTCGGCCTGCCGTTCAAGGCGACGACGCTCCTCGGCCTGCCGGCGCTGGTCGGCGTGGCGATGTTCGGCACCGCGATCGGCCTGTTTCTCACGCCGGTTGGCCTGCTCTACCGTGACATCGCGCTGGCGATCCCGATTATCGAGAAAGGCTGGCTCGTCGTCACTCCGGCCGTCTTTGCCGCGAAGGCCCTTCCACCCGGCGGCTTTTACGCGCTCGCCAGTCGCATCAACCCCATGACTTACCTTGTCACAACGACCCGTCAGCTGGTGTCCGGGGAGCATCTGACCGTGCTTCCCCAGTTTTTCGGCTCGCTCGGACTGGCGCTTGTGCTCCTGTTCTTTGGGCTGATCCTCGTGCGTGCCGCCATGCCCCTCGTGATTGAGCGCTGGAGTTCGTAG
- a CDS encoding class I SAM-dependent methyltransferase — translation MADVISWEEAVRWFRRQPGNEQGVLDNFFDLPVLPAAKRFSESAEYREMRRILGHGRGRRIFDLGAGHGVTSYALAKDGWKVTALEPDRSDEVGAGAIEQWRRETGLAVDILTDPQPPFSIEAASMDAVIARQVLHHVPDLTACLRELARILKPGGLILTSRDHVVDDERQLAQFLGSHPLQPLYGGENAHPLAVYLTSFCDAGFEIQEVWGAVESILNFFPGTEAARRRMLIDRIRTGKFSRFAKTFAFLQKFQRQAARDLVNRDRTPGRLYSILARKPVDPAMASRTADALARWVPPARKPKVLPK, via the coding sequence ATGGCCGATGTCATTTCCTGGGAGGAAGCCGTGCGCTGGTTCCGGCGGCAGCCTGGCAACGAGCAGGGCGTCCTCGACAATTTTTTCGATCTCCCGGTGCTTCCCGCGGCGAAGCGTTTTTCCGAAAGCGCGGAGTATCGCGAGATGCGGCGAATTCTCGGACATGGGCGCGGTCGGCGGATTTTCGATCTTGGCGCCGGGCACGGGGTGACGAGCTACGCGCTGGCGAAGGATGGCTGGAAGGTGACGGCTCTCGAGCCGGATCGGAGCGACGAAGTTGGCGCTGGAGCGATCGAGCAGTGGCGCCGCGAGACGGGGCTGGCTGTTGACATTCTGACCGATCCTCAACCGCCGTTCTCGATCGAGGCCGCCTCGATGGACGCCGTGATCGCGCGACAGGTGCTGCATCACGTGCCCGATCTCACGGCCTGCCTGCGGGAACTCGCACGAATTTTGAAACCCGGGGGGCTGATTCTGACGAGTCGCGACCACGTCGTGGACGACGAGCGGCAGCTGGCGCAGTTTCTTGGTTCACATCCGCTGCAGCCGCTCTATGGCGGAGAGAATGCGCACCCGCTTGCCGTTTATCTCACGAGCTTTTGCGATGCGGGATTTGAGATTCAGGAGGTTTGGGGGGCCGTCGAAAGCATCCTGAATTTTTTCCCCGGCACCGAAGCGGCTCGTCGGCGGATGCTGATCGATCGCATTCGCACGGGCAAATTCTCGCGCTTCGCGAAAACTTTTGCCTTTTTGCAGAAATTCCAGCGGCAGGCGGCACGCGATCTCGTCAATCGTGATCGCACGCCTGGTCGCCTCTACAGCATCCTTGCCCGGAAGCCGGTTGATCCCGCGATGGCCTCTCGCACTGCGGACGCGCTCGCCCGGTGGGTCCCTCCGGCGCGAAAACCAAAAGTTTTGCCGAAATGA
- a CDS encoding putative capsular polysaccharide synthesis family protein has product MSSSILCVHQVGKVGSTTVAHVLQRMYPDRRVHQTHVFDEVALLKSLVAWMDHPDSPRTKLSDHLVSSVELRKFLGAGGLVRDWWMISLVREPMGRNVSAFFQNLDRKWIFRLSAEGRRICERVLKPSVASDAPVTPAENDLLVGELIELFKTRWRGGLYDRWFDRELRGVFGIDVFDRPFDREQGYQFFQRGTTRLMLLRLEDLPRVFLPALEKWFAGSEFAAGFDRSFSLERERSNDGSTKAYSDLYQSFREKLRIDARQLDAIYSSRVARHFYSDEEIAGFRARWKTHAEASAS; this is encoded by the coding sequence GTGAGTTCCTCGATTCTTTGCGTCCATCAGGTCGGCAAGGTGGGCTCGACCACCGTTGCCCATGTGCTCCAGCGCATGTATCCCGATCGCCGGGTGCACCAGACCCACGTTTTCGACGAGGTCGCGCTGCTGAAATCCCTCGTCGCATGGATGGATCATCCCGATTCGCCGCGCACCAAGCTCTCGGATCATCTCGTCAGCAGCGTGGAACTGCGCAAGTTTCTCGGCGCCGGCGGACTCGTTCGCGACTGGTGGATGATCTCGCTCGTGCGCGAGCCGATGGGCCGGAACGTCTCCGCCTTCTTCCAGAATCTGGACCGCAAATGGATCTTCCGCCTCTCCGCCGAGGGGCGCCGGATCTGTGAGCGCGTGCTGAAGCCTTCGGTCGCCTCGGATGCGCCTGTCACGCCCGCCGAGAACGACCTCCTCGTCGGCGAGTTGATCGAGCTTTTCAAGACCCGGTGGCGCGGCGGCCTCTACGATCGGTGGTTCGATCGCGAGCTGCGCGGCGTTTTCGGCATCGATGTCTTCGACCGGCCGTTCGATCGTGAACAGGGTTACCAGTTCTTCCAGCGTGGAACGACGCGACTGATGCTGCTTCGTCTCGAAGACCTGCCGCGAGTCTTCCTGCCGGCGCTCGAGAAATGGTTTGCTGGTTCGGAGTTCGCTGCCGGTTTCGATCGATCCTTCTCGCTCGAGCGCGAGCGCTCGAACGACGGCTCCACGAAGGCCTACTCGGACCTCTACCAGAGCTTTCGCGAGAAATTGCGAATCGACGCCCGCCAGCTCGACGCAATTTACAGCTCGCGCGTGGCCCGGCATTTTTATTCGGACGAAGAGATTGCGGGATTCCGGGCGCGCTGGAAAACCCATGCGGAGGCGTCGGCGTCATGA
- a CDS encoding class I SAM-dependent methyltransferase — protein MKPSVPVEGVVCPVCGSCEARLEARGPDFDFHSSGDQEFSMVVCGACGTYYLNPRPAVSALPQIYASDDYYSYDFDGQGNSVVLKARLQRNVRKARAVTSALGRSVERASVLDIGAGDGGLLEAFASCGYEPARLHGSELDEAAVGRIRAKGFQGHCVRAEEMSFDSGSLDVVTMMQVIEHVAAPRELLTSLHRMMSPGGVLCLETPNMNGWDRPFFRRRTWGGYHFPRHWTMWDPLSMRRMLDLCGFDVISISTLPAAVIWVWSWNHVLQDVFGNGPVARFFSMNNPLPMAVGWALDLAPALLGRASNMRVLARRRV, from the coding sequence ATGAAACCGTCCGTGCCCGTCGAGGGCGTTGTCTGTCCCGTCTGCGGTAGCTGCGAGGCGAGACTGGAGGCGCGGGGACCTGATTTCGATTTTCACAGCAGTGGCGATCAGGAGTTCTCCATGGTCGTCTGCGGAGCATGCGGGACCTATTATCTGAACCCTCGCCCGGCAGTCTCCGCGCTGCCACAGATCTACGCCTCGGACGATTATTATTCCTACGATTTCGACGGGCAGGGGAATTCGGTGGTGTTGAAGGCCCGGCTCCAGCGGAACGTCCGAAAGGCTCGGGCTGTTACCTCCGCACTCGGTCGCTCGGTCGAGCGGGCGTCTGTCCTCGATATTGGCGCCGGCGACGGAGGTTTGCTCGAGGCTTTTGCCAGCTGCGGCTACGAGCCGGCGCGGCTGCACGGGTCTGAACTCGACGAAGCGGCCGTGGGGCGCATTCGCGCAAAGGGATTTCAAGGGCATTGTGTTCGGGCCGAGGAGATGTCCTTCGATTCAGGTTCGCTGGACGTTGTCACGATGATGCAGGTCATCGAGCACGTCGCTGCCCCGCGCGAATTGCTAACCAGCCTGCACCGAATGATGTCGCCCGGCGGCGTCCTGTGCCTCGAGACACCAAACATGAATGGCTGGGACCGCCCGTTCTTCCGGCGTCGCACGTGGGGCGGTTACCATTTCCCGCGTCACTGGACGATGTGGGATCCCCTCTCGATGCGGCGAATGCTCGATCTCTGCGGCTTTGACGTGATTTCGATCAGCACCCTTCCCGCGGCCGTCATCTGGGTGTGGTCTTGGAACCACGTGCTGCAGGATGTGTTTGGAAATGGCCCGGTCGCGCGTTTTTTCAGTATGAATAATCCCCTCCCGATGGCTGTCGGCTGGGCGCTGGATCTTGCGCCTGCCCTGCTCGGGCGGGCCTCGAACATGCGCGTGCTCGCGCGTCGACGCGTCTGA
- a CDS encoding glycosyltransferase, translating into MTLPISVIVPTRNAMGSIEPHIDAISAWLPDVAQVIVVDSSDDGTFEYLRERLSDLPHAEFYARPPGLYEAWNFAVSRASAEFVYFSTVGDAIDVTGLGHLLAVAQETAADMVLSPPEMFDENGVPHPRKWPIHHLCDELEDTEPCLLDPVEAFILSTSAVPETVLGSSASNLYRRAFLAARPFPEAWGHDADSAWMISHGLHARIVITPRCISRFVVHSPTGGNRPSEALTLERFDRMSGLAPLAARGANLPERTRSILAGWNASLNVRTRQFLNRITLNRGHIEQRDQRIERLLVEIEGLKGRIGRLETSLADSRAEATSFREKTVKARAELADYERRHRSGFLLAGLYFRAKRQQVQRLVAMLTKGKKSGQ; encoded by the coding sequence ATGACGCTTCCGATTTCCGTGATCGTGCCCACGCGCAATGCGATGGGCTCCATCGAGCCGCACATCGACGCGATTTCCGCCTGGCTGCCCGACGTGGCGCAGGTGATCGTCGTGGACAGCTCCGACGACGGCACTTTCGAATACCTGCGCGAGCGCTTGTCCGACCTGCCGCATGCGGAATTTTACGCGCGGCCACCCGGGCTTTACGAGGCTTGGAATTTTGCGGTTTCGCGGGCCAGCGCCGAGTTCGTTTACTTTTCGACCGTCGGCGATGCGATCGATGTGACCGGCCTTGGGCATCTGCTGGCCGTGGCGCAGGAAACCGCGGCCGATATGGTGCTTTCGCCGCCGGAGATGTTCGACGAGAATGGAGTTCCGCACCCGCGCAAGTGGCCGATTCATCACCTCTGCGACGAACTGGAAGACACGGAGCCCTGTCTCCTCGATCCGGTGGAGGCCTTCATCCTCTCCACCAGCGCGGTTCCCGAGACGGTCCTCGGCAGCAGCGCCAGTAATCTCTACCGGCGGGCATTTCTCGCGGCCCGACCGTTCCCCGAGGCCTGGGGACATGACGCGGATTCCGCGTGGATGATTTCTCACGGCCTGCACGCGCGGATCGTCATCACGCCCCGCTGCATCTCGCGATTCGTGGTCCATTCCCCGACTGGGGGGAATCGGCCCAGCGAGGCGCTCACGCTGGAGCGCTTCGATCGGATGTCGGGACTGGCACCGCTCGCCGCACGTGGCGCTAACCTGCCCGAGCGGACGCGGAGCATTCTCGCGGGGTGGAACGCCAGCCTGAACGTGCGCACGCGGCAGTTTCTCAATCGCATCACCCTCAATCGCGGGCACATCGAGCAGCGCGACCAGCGCATCGAGCGCCTGCTTGTGGAGATCGAGGGCCTCAAGGGACGAATCGGTCGTCTCGAGACGAGCCTCGCCGACTCGCGCGCGGAGGCGACCAGCTTTCGCGAGAAAACCGTCAAGGCCCGCGCAGAACTCGCGGATTACGAGCGTCGGCACCGCAGTGGGTTCCTGCTGGCCGGCCTGTATTTCCGGGCGAAACGGCAGCAGGTGCAGCGACTGGTTGCCATGCTGACAAAGGGAAAAAAATCGGGGCAGTGA
- a CDS encoding putative capsular polysaccharide synthesis family protein, producing MIPNLFCVHQVGKVGSTSLVRSLEQILPGETIYQTHVLSEAGVLAMMQAWLDHPLAPDVKLHDHIVSSIELRRRLMHPGLPVNWYLFSAVREPVARNISAFFQNLNWHWMHELPAGTRGVCERMLGTNASAAEVDDEEMAALIQDLLALFKTRYHGEKYRAWFDREVRSVFGIDVFAEPFPTEAGYRIYQAGRVRLGVFRLEDLRGVFRRGMAEWLEGSGFSVTPTHGEAFERERANDGTTKSYARLYRGFIDAFALEPRDLEAIYQSPGVRHFYTDSEIAEFSRKWSGAGEASVIGAPAGSVP from the coding sequence ATGATCCCGAATCTCTTCTGCGTCCATCAGGTCGGCAAGGTCGGGTCCACCAGCCTTGTCCGCAGCCTCGAGCAAATCCTGCCCGGCGAGACGATCTACCAGACGCACGTGCTCAGCGAAGCCGGCGTGCTGGCGATGATGCAGGCCTGGCTCGATCATCCGCTCGCGCCGGACGTGAAGCTGCACGATCACATCGTCAGCAGTATCGAGCTGCGCCGGCGCCTCATGCATCCCGGCTTGCCGGTAAACTGGTATCTTTTCAGCGCTGTGCGCGAACCGGTCGCTCGCAACATCTCGGCGTTTTTCCAGAACCTCAACTGGCACTGGATGCACGAGCTGCCAGCGGGGACGCGGGGCGTCTGCGAGCGAATGCTTGGCACGAACGCCTCTGCCGCCGAGGTCGATGACGAGGAAATGGCGGCGCTGATCCAGGACCTCCTCGCGCTTTTCAAGACCCGCTACCACGGCGAGAAATATCGCGCGTGGTTCGACCGCGAGGTGCGAAGCGTCTTCGGAATCGACGTCTTTGCGGAGCCGTTCCCGACCGAGGCCGGTTACCGGATCTATCAGGCCGGGCGCGTGCGTCTCGGCGTCTTTCGTCTCGAAGACCTGCGCGGAGTCTTCCGCCGAGGAATGGCCGAGTGGCTCGAGGGGTCGGGTTTCTCGGTCACACCGACCCATGGCGAGGCCTTCGAGCGCGAGCGCGCGAATGACGGAACGACCAAGTCCTACGCGCGCCTCTACCGCGGGTTCATCGACGCTTTTGCGCTCGAACCTCGCGATCTCGAAGCCATCTATCAATCCCCCGGCGTGCGTCATTTCTATACCGACTCGGAGATTGCGGAGTTTTCCCGCAAGTGGTCCGGAGCCGGGGAGGCTTCGGTGATTGGCGCCCCGGCCGGTTCTGTTCCATGA
- a CDS encoding fatty acid desaturase family protein: protein MTLLPSRVDLLTFPKFSLVSDSSVEVQPPADASSSDPHRGDALTDAERRELMRIKSGRVALDLGICWGLLLASLEAAIVLDTWFVTAVIFVFIGCLQNGLISWVHEASHCNIHRNRKLNDLFSDLFICGPVGISVDQYRWHHVSHHKYLGDSEKEVELPAWLCLRGGNLFAEIARHMFGFFALNVILRKRRYSQPGAKHRPPPPRSLAGWLGFLGGNGLLFLFCALQGSWYLYFVLWVAPLFTIALLVTNLRTVVEHQASSDVCDLGPVKMPAITRVIDANPVERFLVAPVGFFYHYEHHLYPSIPYHRLSEARKILAGRGHFDRKEIVRVKGYTRTLWRLAMEPGYGIRLLNPFFEPDAAH, encoded by the coding sequence ATGACGTTGTTGCCGTCGCGCGTTGACCTCTTGACCTTTCCGAAATTCTCGCTCGTATCTGATTCCTCCGTGGAAGTTCAACCTCCAGCCGACGCATCTTCTTCCGATCCGCATCGCGGCGATGCGCTGACCGATGCAGAGCGTCGTGAGCTCATGCGGATCAAATCTGGCAGGGTTGCGCTGGATCTTGGGATTTGCTGGGGCTTGTTGCTGGCTTCGCTCGAGGCGGCCATCGTTCTGGACACATGGTTCGTCACGGCGGTGATATTCGTTTTCATTGGCTGTCTCCAAAACGGACTCATTTCCTGGGTTCACGAAGCTTCGCATTGCAACATTCACCGCAATCGCAAGCTCAACGACCTGTTCTCCGACCTCTTTATTTGCGGGCCTGTCGGTATCAGCGTGGATCAATACCGCTGGCACCATGTCAGCCATCATAAATATCTCGGCGATTCGGAGAAGGAGGTCGAACTGCCTGCATGGCTTTGTCTGCGTGGAGGAAATCTTTTTGCCGAGATTGCGCGGCACATGTTCGGATTTTTCGCGTTGAACGTCATTCTGCGAAAGCGTCGCTACTCGCAGCCCGGGGCAAAACACCGGCCTCCACCACCGCGATCGCTCGCGGGCTGGCTGGGCTTTCTCGGCGGCAATGGTTTGCTGTTCCTTTTCTGCGCCCTGCAGGGTTCCTGGTATCTCTATTTTGTTCTGTGGGTTGCCCCGCTCTTCACGATCGCTCTTCTGGTCACGAATCTTCGCACCGTGGTGGAACATCAGGCCAGCAGCGACGTCTGCGACCTTGGCCCGGTAAAGATGCCGGCCATCACCCGGGTGATCGATGCAAATCCCGTCGAGCGGTTTCTCGTGGCACCGGTCGGATTTTTCTACCACTACGAGCATCATCTGTATCCCAGCATTCCCTATCACCGCCTTTCCGAAGCTCGCAAAATCCTCGCCGGCCGCGGGCATTTCGACCGCAAGGAAATTGTGCGAGTAAAAGGTTACACCCGCACGCTGTGGCGCCTCGCAATGGAGCCCGGTTACGGGATTCGCCTGCTGAACCCGTTCTTTGAACCCGATGCCGCGCATTGA
- a CDS encoding FkbM family methyltransferase, with the protein MSDACAVNGISHLASSLNRSSLARSWVSVWGNVILSPSFDRTLYLWLHRLGWMGAAERRELSEGIRAGMHVVDVGANIGLYTGLFSRLVGCDGSVISVEPVDANWQSLRRSIERNQWTNVELHHCALAAASGHARMVCDPLNSGNNRIEPVAAAEADTSTLKTLDEIVAGRRVDLLKIDVQGWEAAVLRGGVRTLRENRPMRIFVEIWPSGLEKAGSSPREIYGILHEAGFEIDSPAGWMGENVRSSAGYYDVVAVAR; encoded by the coding sequence TTGTCTGACGCCTGCGCCGTGAACGGAATCTCTCATCTGGCTTCCAGCCTGAATCGCAGCTCGCTCGCCCGTTCCTGGGTCAGCGTCTGGGGCAATGTCATCTTGAGCCCGTCGTTCGATCGCACCCTTTATTTGTGGTTGCACCGTTTGGGCTGGATGGGAGCCGCCGAGCGTCGTGAGCTTTCCGAGGGAATTCGCGCCGGGATGCACGTCGTCGATGTCGGGGCGAACATCGGGCTCTATACCGGGTTGTTCTCGCGGCTCGTCGGATGTGACGGGAGCGTGATTTCCGTCGAGCCCGTCGATGCGAACTGGCAAAGCCTGCGTCGTTCGATCGAGAGAAACCAGTGGACGAACGTCGAGTTGCACCATTGCGCCCTCGCGGCGGCATCCGGCCATGCCCGTATGGTCTGCGATCCCCTGAACAGCGGCAATAACCGTATCGAACCGGTCGCCGCCGCCGAGGCCGATACTTCGACACTGAAGACGCTTGACGAGATTGTCGCCGGGCGCCGGGTGGACCTGCTCAAGATCGATGTGCAGGGCTGGGAGGCTGCCGTCCTCCGCGGTGGTGTTCGCACGCTTCGGGAGAATCGCCCGATGCGCATCTTTGTCGAGATCTGGCCCTCCGGGCTGGAAAAGGCGGGCTCGTCGCCGCGGGAAATTTATGGGATCCTTCACGAGGCGGGGTTCGAGATCGACAGTCCCGCGGGCTGGATGGGCGAGAATGTTCGTTCTAGCGCCGGCTACTATGACGTTGTTGCCGTCGCGCGTTGA
- a CDS encoding acyltransferase: protein MRGHVERRAKGGQITFGRECLIEGHIVTEASDSRISVGDNVYVGGGTVVDCTLAITIEDDVLISYGGVIADSDNHDIRYSVRKHDLKAWRNGGFTDWEQRPRSPIVIKKGAWIGARVIVLKGVTIGEGAVIGAGSVVTKDVPDWTVAAGNPARVIREISESER from the coding sequence GTGCGCGGGCACGTTGAACGCCGCGCGAAGGGGGGGCAGATCACCTTCGGTCGCGAATGCCTGATCGAGGGACACATCGTCACCGAAGCTTCGGACAGCCGCATTTCCGTGGGCGACAACGTCTACGTCGGCGGCGGCACCGTGGTGGATTGCACGCTCGCGATCACCATCGAGGACGATGTGCTCATTTCCTACGGAGGCGTAATCGCTGACAGTGACAATCACGACATTCGTTACAGCGTGCGGAAGCACGACTTGAAGGCCTGGCGCAACGGGGGTTTCACCGACTGGGAGCAGCGTCCGCGCTCGCCGATAGTGATAAAAAAAGGCGCCTGGATCGGCGCCCGAGTCATCGTTCTCAAGGGCGTAACCATCGGCGAAGGCGCGGTGATCGGCGCGGGTTCGGTCGTTACGAAAGACGTGCCGGACTGGACCGTGGCAGCGGGTAATCCCGCACGGGTGATTCGCGAAATTTCGGAAAGCGAGCGCTGA
- a CDS encoding acyltransferase: MLGGVMDWWRGRALGEAGRARIALEKSYPGVSFGTDVQVIGLDTIRIGVGSCIGDRVWLNDCMRNEPGRLEIGRFTLIGRGGVITTSGRLQIGDFVVLGPDVYVADADHIFTDPMQPILQQGVTTGRSVIIEENCWLGIHAKIFGDLTVGRGSIVAAGSIVRKSVPPFAVVAGVPAKVVKLYDFSVREWRPVRDESELADMLQMRELHPVPERNAYHDILHRENRVAPLERLLAGANCSI; encoded by the coding sequence ATGCTGGGGGGGGTCATGGATTGGTGGCGCGGGCGCGCCTTGGGTGAGGCGGGTCGCGCGAGGATCGCTCTCGAAAAGTCTTACCCAGGGGTAAGCTTCGGCACTGATGTGCAAGTTATTGGCCTCGATACGATTCGTATCGGCGTGGGCTCTTGCATTGGAGATCGTGTATGGCTGAACGACTGCATGCGCAACGAGCCCGGCCGGTTGGAGATCGGCCGCTTTACGCTCATCGGTCGAGGAGGAGTCATAACCACCTCGGGCCGCCTTCAGATCGGAGATTTCGTGGTGCTCGGGCCGGATGTATACGTGGCCGATGCCGACCACATTTTTACCGATCCCATGCAGCCGATTCTGCAACAAGGAGTCACCACCGGTCGCAGCGTGATCATCGAGGAAAACTGCTGGCTCGGCATCCATGCGAAAATCTTTGGCGATCTTACAGTGGGCAGGGGCTCGATTGTCGCGGCAGGTTCGATCGTGCGAAAGTCGGTGCCACCGTTCGCGGTCGTGGCCGGAGTGCCGGCAAAGGTGGTCAAGCTTTACGATTTTTCCGTGCGCGAATGGCGTCCCGTTCGCGACGAATCCGAGCTCGCCGATATGTTGCAGATGCGGGAGCTGCATCCTGTTCCCGAGCGGAATGCGTATCACGACATTCTTCATCGGGAAAATCGAGTGGCGCCGCTGGAGCGGCTTCTTGCTGGCGCAAACTGTTCGATCTAG
- a CDS encoding glycosyltransferase, protein MKIGFLNRGHVTWTAGSSYTRSMVHAIASALTPGVELCLIGGAGGAMPEIPGVTAIRSEQEQPDVAEISRLVSEHGIDVVLPATEIMPEDIPCGVVGWIPDFQHARLPQYFSESQRSERDHHFRYLVENCDAMLCSSDAVKFDLEQLHPDVETITGTVPFPSSFAYDETPPADPSWVGAKYGLPPVYAIVINQFWRHKNHRVVVEAVVQARAMNPYVFVAMAGTMSDSRDPANAQVSATVQRVFREKLQGHLGLLGEIPGEDLPALLRGASLVIQPSEFEGWNTTVEDALAFGKPVAVSDIPTHREQVPGAFFFGTEDASALAGYLASCDWSTPGWRGSAIELDALAAERARGREWGARAIELCRQAAARHRKNPGRRALWQPSAETLRSPHFQIRALTARVRELEKERAEAGKEVASLRSEVGKLRREIGEMTKKYWQERQKPLRVHAREAIFGRKD, encoded by the coding sequence ATGAAAATCGGATTTCTCAATCGCGGTCACGTTACGTGGACCGCCGGCAGCAGCTACACGCGCAGCATGGTGCACGCCATCGCGAGTGCGCTCACGCCGGGCGTCGAACTCTGCCTGATCGGTGGCGCCGGTGGCGCGATGCCGGAAATTCCCGGCGTGACCGCGATCCGCTCGGAGCAGGAGCAGCCGGACGTGGCTGAGATTTCGCGGCTCGTTTCCGAGCACGGCATCGACGTCGTGCTTCCGGCCACCGAGATCATGCCGGAGGACATTCCGTGCGGCGTGGTCGGCTGGATTCCCGATTTCCAGCACGCCCGGCTGCCGCAGTATTTTTCCGAAAGCCAGCGCAGCGAGCGCGATCACCACTTTCGCTATCTCGTGGAGAACTGCGACGCGATGCTGTGCTCCAGCGATGCGGTGAAGTTCGACCTCGAGCAGCTTCATCCCGACGTCGAGACGATCACCGGCACGGTGCCGTTTCCGTCGTCCTTCGCCTATGACGAGACGCCGCCGGCCGATCCCTCGTGGGTGGGGGCGAAATACGGTCTGCCGCCGGTATATGCGATCGTCATCAACCAGTTCTGGCGTCACAAGAATCACCGCGTGGTCGTCGAGGCCGTGGTGCAGGCGCGAGCGATGAATCCCTATGTATTTGTCGCGATGGCCGGCACGATGTCTGATTCGCGCGATCCGGCAAATGCCCAGGTCTCCGCGACCGTGCAGCGCGTCTTCCGGGAAAAACTCCAGGGTCATCTCGGTCTTCTCGGCGAAATTCCCGGCGAAGATTTACCCGCGTTGTTGCGTGGGGCATCCCTAGTGATCCAGCCGTCGGAGTTCGAGGGATGGAACACGACCGTCGAGGACGCGCTCGCGTTTGGGAAGCCGGTTGCCGTCTCCGACATCCCAACGCATCGCGAACAGGTGCCGGGCGCGTTTTTCTTCGGAACGGAGGACGCCTCCGCTCTGGCCGGATATCTTGCCTCGTGTGACTGGTCGACCCCCGGCTGGCGGGGCAGCGCGATCGAACTCGACGCGCTCGCTGCGGAGCGCGCCCGGGGACGCGAGTGGGGCGCACGCGCGATCGAGCTTTGCCGGCAGGCGGCGGCGCGTCATCGGAAGAATCCGGGGCGCCGGGCGCTCTGGCAGCCGTCCGCCGAGACGCTGCGCTCGCCGCATTTTCAGATTCGGGCGCTCACTGCGCGTGTGCGTGAACTCGAGAAGGAGCGTGCCGAGGCGGGGAAGGAAGTGGCCAGTTTGCGGTCCGAAGTGGGCAAGCTCCGCAGGGAGATTGGCGAGATGACCAAGAAATACTGGCAGGAGCGCCAGAAGCCCCTGCGGGTGCATGCCCGCGAGGCGATTTTTGGTCGCAAGGATTGA